From one Parambassis ranga chromosome 5, fParRan2.1, whole genome shotgun sequence genomic stretch:
- the cstf1 gene encoding cleavage stimulation factor subunit 1, which yields MYRPKPTLKDRQHLYKLIISQLLYDGYTNIANSLINEVKPQNVVSPSEQLMQLAKIGMENDDSAVQYAIGRSDTVAPGVGIDLEFDADVQTMSPEASEYETCYVTSHKGPCRVATYSRDGQLIATGSADASIKILDTERMLAKSAMPIEVMMNETAQQNMENHPVIRTLYDHVDEVTCLAFHPTEQILASGSRDYTLKLFDYSKPSAKRAFKYIQEAEMLRTISFHPSGDFLLVGTQHPTLRLYDVNTFQCFVSCNPLDQHTDTICSVGYNPTANSYVSCSKDGSIKLWDGVSNRCVTTFDKAHDGAEVCSAIFSKNSKYILSSGKDSVVKLWEISTGRTLVKYTGAGLSGRQMHRTQGVFNHTEDYVLLPDERTISLCCWDSRTAERKNLLSLGHNNIVRCIVHSPTNPGFMTCSDDFRARFWYRRTTTD from the exons ATGTATCGCCCCAAACCGACTCTGAAGGACCGACAACACCTATACAAGCTTATCATAAGCCAGCTGCTGTATGATGGATACACCAATATCGCCAACAGTCTCATCAATGAGGTTAAACCACAAAACGTGGTGTCTCCCTCTGAGCAGCTGATGCAGCTGGCTAAGATAG GAATGGAGAATGATGATAGTGCCGTTCAGTATGCTATTGGACGCTCAGATACAGTGGCACCAGGTGTTGGGATTGATCTGGAGTTTGATGCAGACGTGCAGACCATGTCTCCAGAAGCGTCAGAGTATGAGACCTGCTATGTCACATCTCATAAGGGCCCATGCCGTGTTGCCACGTACAGTCGTGATGGGCAGCTGATTGCCACTGGCTCTGCTGACGCCTCCATTAAGATTCTGGATACTGAGCGCATGTTGGCAAAAAGTGCCATGCCCATTGAG GTGATGATGAATGAGACGGCACAGCAAAACATGGAGAATCACCCTGTGATTCGGACACTGTACGACCATGTTGATGAAGTCACCTGCCTCGCCTTCCATCCCACTGAACAGATTCTAGCATCTGGCTCAAGAGATTACACCCTCAAATTGTTCGACTACTCAAAACCCTCAGCAAAAAGAGCATTTAAGTATATACAG GAAGCAGAAATGCTGCGCACAATCTCCTTCCACCCATCAGGTGACTTCCTCCTAGTAGGAACGCAGCACCCTACTCTGCGTCTATATGATGTCAACACTTTTCAGTGCTTTGTGTCCTGCAACCCATTGGAccagcacacagacaccatcTGCAGTGTCGGCTACAACCCCACTGCAAACAGCTACGTCTCCTGCAGCAAGGACGGCAGCATCAAACTGTGGGATGGCGTTTCCAATCGCTGTGTGACCACCTTCGATAAGGCCCACGACGGAGCTGAGGTTTGTTCGGCCATCTTCTCCAAGAACTCAAAATACATCCTGTCCAGTGGGAAAGACTCCGTGGTCAAGCTGTGGGAAATCTCTACAGGCCGGACACTAGTCAAGTATACAG GTGCTGGGCTGAGTGGCCGTCAGATGCACCGCACACAGGGCGTGTTCAACCACACGGAGGACTACGTGCTACTGCCCGACGAGCGCAccatcagcctctgctgctgggaCTCCCGCACGGCTGAGAGGAAAAACCTGCTgtcactcggccacaacaacatCGTCCGCTGCATTGTCCACTCACCCACCAACCCCGGCTTTATGACCTGCAGCGATGACTTCAGGGCCCGCTTCTGGTACCGCCGCACCACCACAGACTGA